The archaeon genome includes the window CGTCTCCGATGCGCGTCTTGGATCCAACGTAGGCGTAATTCCAGATCCTGACGTTCTTCCCTATCTTCGCGTCCGGGGCTACGAAGTTGACTGGCTTCATATCAGCTCAGGTAGATTGGCGCCCCGGATGAACTTGACGCAAGAACCGCCTCGGCAATCCTGGTCGTCTTCAGCCCGTCCTGAGGAGTCACCAGGGGCTGCCTCTTCTCCGAAAGAGCTGCCACGAACTCCTTCATCTCCAGCATCAGAGGCTCCTGGAAGGGCCTGGTCGGCACGGTCGTCGAGGTCCCTTCATGGATCTCGGTCTTCTGGGTGACAAAGTCCACGTCGATGACCCCGCCCGAGAAGACGGCGGTAAGCGTCCTGACCCGGTTGGGCGTGATCCAGTTGGTGACGAGGAACGCCGTCTTCTGGCCCGAGAACCCCAGCAGCACCGTGGCGAAGTCCTCGTGCTCGAGAGGAGCGTACAGGACACCCACCCTGGCGTAAACCGTCTTCGGGTCTTCGCCGAAGAGCCAGCACGCTGTGTCGATGTCGTGCACCGACGCATCCTTGACTATCCCGACGTCGCCGATGTTCTCTCCCCTCCTATTCTCCCTGTGGAACTCCAGGAGGATGAGTTCCCCCAGCTTCTCGCCTGAAATGGTCTTCTTGAGCTCGGTGATTGGAGGGTTGAACCTCTCGATGAAGCCGACCGTGACAGTCCTCTTGGCGCTCTTCGCCAGGTCGATCAGCTTCTCGCCGTCCTGAGCCGTCGTGGTCATCGGCTTCTCCACGAAGGTGTTCAGCCCGGCCTGGAGGGCCTTGGACGCGATCGCAAAGTGCGTCGAGGCCGGAGTGCAGATGGTGACCGCGTCGAGCTTCTCTTTCTTGAACATCTCGTCGACTGAAGTGTACGCCGGGACCCTGAACGTCTTCGCGAAGTGGTCCGCCCTCGCCTGGTCGAGGTCGCAGATTGCCCCCAGGCACCCCAGCTCGTTGAAGACCCTGACGTGGTTTTTCCCCCACCCTCCGGTCCCTATGACCCCCACCCTGGGCATCGGATGGCGTGGCGACATCGTAGCCAATATAGGGTTATGCGCCTTATTCTCTGCCCAGGCCGGCGGTGGCTGAGACCACCGTCACTTCCGTATTCCTCTGGCCCTTCCTCGAATGCTTGACCGCCTCTTGATCCTCCTTCGAGCAGACTATCAGCACGTTGTGCTTCAGAGGGTCCAGGACGTCTGACCCCGCCTTGAACTTCGCAGCCGAGACGATCTCCACGTCGGTGACATAGTCCCTCAGTCTCTGCTGAATCCCATCCGCGACCTGCAGCCTCTCGCCCCTCATCTCGTAGGTGTCCAGAGACCACAGCAAGGTGATCTTCGTCCTGCTCGCCTTCAGCTGTTTCTCCTTGAGGACCTCCCTGGCCTCGTCTACCACATACCTGACATAGTTGTCGAAGCTCTTGAGGGCGGCGCCGGCCAGGTACGAAATGGACTCGCCCGTATCCTCGCTCGCCTGTATCGCCTTCAGCTCGTAGAGATACTTTGAGAACTCATCGATGTACAACTCGGAACCCTTACTGATCGAGACCCTCGCCTCCCTGGCCCTCCTGGCCAGCTCTATCTCGGTCACGGACCCCACTGCTTTGGCAAGCACCGTGGCAGAATACTCCAGCTCCGCGGAAAAGATGTTCTGCGAAGTCCCCACGAACCCCAGAGCGTGCAGGAGGCCCTTCTCTCCCGTCCCAGCTTGAGCCACTACCGCGGGCTCAGCCTCCCTCGGCCCGAGGGGCATGTACGCGTAGGTGAGAGTCCCCCCGACCCGGAGCCCAGTCTGCTTCTCGACCATCATGATGTTCTCGGAGTTGCCTCCCGGGCCGGTCGGGAGGCAGTTGACCAGCGTGACGCCCTCGGAGAGATATCGCGAGAGGTCCCTCAGCTTCGTCCCGCCCTCGATGAGGCTCTCCTCGGCCGGCCTCCTCAGTTTGGGCACGAAGAAGACAACTTGGGCCTCTTCGAGGACCCGCCCGAGGGGCTTCAGGTCAAGGAACCGCTCCTCGCCCATCAGGTCCATGAGGACTGGATTCTTCTTCAGGAACTGAGCGTCCAGGTCTGAAGCCATCTGCAGTGACTCGTCGATGATGGTGACCTGGGCCTTGTCGGCCACCTCGGCCGCGAGCTTGTATCCTTCGCTTGTCAGTCCGTAGATCGCGACCTTGGTCCTTGACAAAGAGTGAGAGACGGCCCCGGAGTCCACGTAATTACGTTTTGGGCTCTTGAGAAATCGGCGGCTATCATCAATCGAGATTGGTTAAATAATTCCGAGCGCGCCGGAAGCAGCGCCCCGGTCTCTCATTGCCAACAGCACGCATATGGTTCGACATCCTGACGCCGAAGCAGATTCTCTTCTTCGGCCCTCTGGTGAAATCGCTCAGGAAAGAAGAATGCGACGTCCTCGTCACCTCCCGGGCCTACAGAGAGCTCGAACCCCTAGCGGAGATGGCAGGACTGAAGTTGACCTTCGTAGGCGAGAGAGGAGGAAAGGGCAAGGAGGCCCAGCTGGTCGCCTCGACTGAAAGGCAGAGCCTGATTATCCCGATCGCCAGGGACTTCGACCCTCAGGTCGCTGTGTCTGTCGCGTCCGGGGTCTGCGCCAGGGTCGCCTTCGGGCTCGGGGCAAAGCACATCGCAGTGAACGACTCGCCGCACTCAGAAATCGCTGGCAGGCTCTCGCTCCCGCTTAGCCATCACCTGCTTTGCCCCTGGGTCATCCCCAAGTCGGCTTGGGGGATCTACGGCCTCGCTCCGCGCCAAGTCTCGACTTACAGAGCGCTCGACCCCGCAGCATGGCTGAAGAGGCCCGCCCTAGGTGGGCCAGTCCCAAAGCTGAAATCGGGGAAGAAGACGATCACCATCAGGGCTCCAGAATCGGATGCACCATACTTGGCGAAGGCAGACTCTAGCTTCATGCGCAAGGTCTTGGGGGCAATCGCGAAAGGTTTCGCGGCTCACAACCTCGTCGTCCTCGGACGGTATGACCAACAGGTCCTGCAGCTTCAGAAGGAGTTTGGCGAGACTTTCATCGTGCCAGACGGGCCCATCGATGGAGCCTCCCTGTTGAAAAAGTCAGACGCCTTCGTCGGCATGGGCGGCACTATGAACGCGGAGGCTGCCCTTCTCGGAGTTC containing:
- a CDS encoding Gfo/Idh/MocA family oxidoreductase — encoded protein: MPRVGVIGTGGWGKNHVRVFNELGCLGAICDLDQARADHFAKTFRVPAYTSVDEMFKKEKLDAVTICTPASTHFAIASKALQAGLNTFVEKPMTTTAQDGEKLIDLAKSAKRTVTVGFIERFNPPITELKKTISGEKLGELILLEFHRENRRGENIGDVGIVKDASVHDIDTACWLFGEDPKTVYARVGVLYAPLEHEDFATVLLGFSGQKTAFLVTNWITPNRVRTLTAVFSGGVIDVDFVTQKTEIHEGTSTTVPTRPFQEPLMLEMKEFVAALSEKRQPLVTPQDGLKTTRIAEAVLASSSSGAPIYLS
- a CDS encoding DUF354 domain-containing protein gives rise to the protein MPTARIWFDILTPKQILFFGPLVKSLRKEECDVLVTSRAYRELEPLAEMAGLKLTFVGERGGKGKEAQLVASTERQSLIIPIARDFDPQVAVSVASGVCARVAFGLGAKHIAVNDSPHSEIAGRLSLPLSHHLLCPWVIPKSAWGIYGLAPRQVSTYRALDPAAWLKRPALGGPVPKLKSGKKTITIRAPESDAPYLAKADSSFMRKVLGAIAKGFAAHNLVVLGRYDQQVLQLQKEFGETFIVPDGPIDGASLLKKSDAFVGMGGTMNAEAALLGVPTVSAFQGSLYTDRYLLSEGILSRAGTPASIVKTLGRILRDDFKAAQERKAMKILDWMEDPVAVLQSFILKAAMQA